One Cohnella candidum genomic region harbors:
- a CDS encoding FG-GAP-like repeat-containing protein yields MFQKWKRRWRIRISIGISALMLVAAPMNVFASGALFHGVPHGAAGTHPSSVAIGDYNGDGKADLAVANNGSGTVSILLGNGSGSYLPAVDYPVGGAGSMPSSVAAGDFNGDGATDLAVSDAGLNQVFVLLGNSNNGHGDGTFQTAAGYPTGTAPQFVALGDFNGDGASDLAVANGASNNVSLLFGNMVSGVADGTFGSQSVFNVGANPHGIAAGDFNHDGHADLAVANTGDVSVLLYDPANPGTFLAPVVYSNGAPVASVAVGTFNGDAIPDLAVVSVVGLSVFPGIDNGSGFGTGTFDSAHRIDSWTETAPGSNAVGDFNGDGKLDVAVANFLDNSVSVLLGDGTGALATNGANNYILSSQADAQPASVAAGDLNGDGKPDLAVAGSGTNEISTLLGNGDGTLQAPVSYGLFNGPLAIAFADFNGDGKADMAVANSGSHRVSIELGNGDGTFKPGAVLALQDSNGYMLSLAAGNFDQDASGHADLAVGYKNAAISKGFVTAFPGNGDGTFQSEKGPVFLGLNVDPVSLAVVDWIKDGNPEIAYTDSVSGGIGLLDWDTASGSYYVFGTYPTGSNPSSIAAGDFDSDGNPDLAVVNKGSNNVTVLLGKGDSNLKSSTNFSAGTSPGSVAEGDFNKDGALDLAVTHGGSNDVSILLGNKTNGTADGSFTLQQTSYPVGTASSSPASGAVGDFNGDGNADIAVGNFNADPFHDVSVLLGVGDGTFQAAADYGYGPANAAADSIAVAAAELNGDAKTDLAVANFSLDRLSVFTTASLGGFLSFSSSAINAYENSGNATVTVIRTGSAQGAVTVQYAASDGTAHAGVDYTATSGTLSFGDGETSKTFAIPLNDDAVYQGSRTVNIQLSNPSSPAGLGSPSAAVLTISDNETPPAPPSVPSSGGSISVDQLKFQSDAINANKSSGSAGVTVVRSGGSAGTDSVQYATSDGTAVAGTDYTAVSGTLVFGNGETSKTFNIPINPASASKGNKTVNIKLTDAKGAVIGSPSSTVLTIVDDNPLSPAPGCVTDLTDIAGHWAEASIRSGAKLGIACGYPDHTFKPDRAVTRAEFAVMLVKALKLDGEGANLPFKDQDDIGSWAKKAAAQAVQAGIIVGYNDGTFRPGAPISRAEMAVMIGKALGIPGDAKSPTGFADDADIPEWAKGEVEALRVRGVLTGRNGNQFVPSGLTTRAEAVTVILKMLSAPKGNP; encoded by the coding sequence ATGTTTCAAAAATGGAAGAGGCGTTGGCGAATTCGGATAAGCATCGGTATAAGCGCGCTCATGCTCGTGGCAGCGCCGATGAACGTCTTCGCGTCGGGAGCGCTGTTTCACGGGGTGCCGCATGGAGCGGCAGGCACCCATCCGTCCTCCGTCGCCATAGGCGACTACAACGGGGACGGAAAGGCTGATTTGGCGGTGGCGAACAACGGTTCCGGCACCGTTTCCATCCTGCTCGGGAACGGCAGCGGATCGTATTTGCCGGCGGTCGATTATCCCGTCGGCGGAGCGGGTTCAATGCCCAGCTCTGTCGCCGCGGGCGACTTCAACGGGGACGGCGCAACGGACTTGGCCGTGTCGGACGCCGGGTTGAACCAGGTGTTCGTTCTGCTAGGCAACTCGAATAACGGCCACGGGGACGGAACGTTCCAGACGGCGGCCGGATATCCGACGGGCACCGCCCCCCAATTCGTGGCTTTGGGAGATTTCAACGGAGACGGAGCTTCGGACTTGGCCGTCGCGAACGGCGCCTCGAACAATGTCTCTTTATTGTTCGGGAACATGGTAAGCGGCGTTGCGGACGGGACATTCGGCAGCCAGTCGGTTTTCAACGTCGGCGCCAATCCCCATGGCATCGCCGCCGGGGACTTCAACCATGACGGGCATGCCGATCTGGCCGTCGCGAACACGGGCGACGTATCGGTTCTGCTGTACGATCCGGCGAATCCCGGCACGTTCCTGGCGCCCGTTGTCTATTCGAACGGCGCCCCGGTTGCCTCGGTCGCGGTCGGAACGTTCAATGGGGACGCCATCCCGGATTTGGCGGTCGTGAGCGTCGTCGGTCTCTCGGTTTTCCCGGGCATCGATAACGGATCCGGCTTCGGTACCGGCACGTTCGATTCGGCGCACCGAATCGACAGTTGGACGGAAACGGCCCCCGGCTCGAACGCGGTCGGCGATTTCAACGGGGACGGCAAGCTGGACGTGGCCGTGGCGAACTTCTTGGACAACAGCGTATCCGTCTTGCTCGGGGACGGTACCGGCGCTCTGGCGACGAACGGAGCGAACAACTACATCCTGAGCAGCCAAGCGGACGCGCAGCCTGCTTCCGTAGCCGCGGGGGACCTCAATGGCGACGGAAAGCCGGATCTGGCGGTCGCCGGATCTGGGACGAACGAAATCTCCACGTTGCTCGGGAACGGAGACGGAACCTTGCAAGCGCCCGTATCGTACGGTCTGTTCAACGGTCCGCTGGCCATTGCTTTCGCGGACTTTAACGGCGACGGGAAAGCCGATATGGCGGTAGCCAACAGCGGCTCGCACAGGGTGTCCATCGAGCTCGGCAACGGCGACGGAACCTTCAAGCCGGGCGCGGTACTGGCACTTCAGGATTCAAACGGCTATATGTTATCGCTCGCTGCAGGCAATTTCGATCAAGATGCTTCCGGCCATGCGGATTTGGCGGTCGGCTATAAGAACGCGGCCATCAGCAAAGGATTCGTCACGGCTTTTCCCGGCAACGGGGACGGGACGTTCCAAAGCGAAAAAGGACCCGTCTTTCTCGGATTAAACGTGGATCCGGTTTCTCTTGCCGTCGTGGACTGGATCAAGGACGGCAATCCCGAGATCGCCTATACGGATTCCGTTTCCGGAGGCATCGGGCTCCTCGATTGGGATACGGCATCAGGCAGCTATTATGTGTTCGGCACTTATCCGACCGGTTCAAATCCAAGCTCCATTGCGGCGGGAGACTTCGATTCGGATGGAAACCCGGATTTGGCCGTCGTTAACAAAGGATCGAACAACGTGACGGTTCTGCTCGGCAAAGGGGATTCCAATCTGAAATCGAGCACGAATTTCAGTGCGGGAACGAGTCCCGGGTCCGTCGCGGAAGGAGATTTCAACAAGGATGGCGCTTTGGATTTGGCCGTGACCCATGGCGGATCGAACGACGTCTCGATTTTACTGGGCAACAAGACGAACGGGACAGCGGACGGGTCGTTTACTTTGCAGCAAACGAGCTATCCGGTCGGAACGGCCAGCTCGTCTCCGGCAAGCGGCGCCGTTGGGGATTTCAACGGGGACGGGAATGCGGACATTGCCGTCGGGAATTTCAACGCCGACCCGTTTCATGACGTCTCCGTCCTGCTGGGCGTCGGGGACGGCACCTTCCAAGCCGCGGCCGATTACGGCTACGGCCCGGCAAACGCTGCGGCCGATTCGATTGCCGTGGCTGCCGCCGAATTGAACGGAGACGCCAAAACGGACCTTGCCGTCGCGAACTTTAGTCTGGACCGCCTATCCGTCTTTACCACCGCATCGCTTGGCGGGTTCTTATCTTTTTCATCTTCCGCGATCAACGCATACGAGAACAGCGGCAACGCGACGGTCACCGTCATTCGCACCGGAAGCGCGCAAGGCGCGGTTACCGTTCAGTACGCCGCCTCGGACGGCACCGCTCACGCAGGCGTCGACTATACGGCAACGTCCGGCACGCTTTCGTTCGGCGACGGAGAGACGAGCAAAACGTTCGCGATCCCGCTGAACGACGATGCCGTGTACCAAGGAAGCAGGACCGTCAACATCCAATTGAGCAATCCGTCCTCTCCCGCCGGTCTCGGCTCGCCGTCCGCTGCCGTGCTTACGATTTCGGATAACGAAACACCCCCTGCCCCGCCTAGCGTACCTAGTTCCGGCGGCTCCATCAGCGTCGATCAATTGAAGTTCCAGTCGGATGCGATCAACGCGAATAAGAGCAGCGGAAGCGCCGGGGTGACCGTTGTCCGCAGCGGCGGCAGCGCGGGCACGGACAGCGTGCAATACGCGACATCGGACGGCACCGCCGTCGCCGGGACCGATTATACGGCCGTAAGCGGTACGCTGGTGTTCGGCAACGGAGAAACGAGCAAAACGTTCAACATCCCGATCAACCCGGCATCCGCATCCAAAGGAAACAAAACCGTGAACATCAAGCTTACGGACGCAAAAGGCGCGGTGATCGGCTCTCCTTCATCGACGGTGCTCACGATCGTGGACGATAATCCGTTATCGCCGGCTCCGGGCTGCGTCACCGATTTGACCGATATCGCCGGGCATTGGGCAGAGGCGTCGATCCGTTCGGGCGCGAAGCTGGGAATCGCCTGCGGTTATCCGGATCATACGTTCAAACCGGACCGGGCCGTTACCCGAGCGGAGTTCGCCGTAATGCTGGTGAAGGCGCTGAAATTGGACGGAGAAGGCGCAAATCTTCCCTTCAAGGATCAGGATGACATCGGAAGCTGGGCCAAGAAAGCGGCAGCCCAAGCCGTGCAGGCCGGCATCATCGTCGGATATAACGACGGGACCTTCCGACCGGGAGCGCCGATTTCCAGAGCCGAAATGGCGGTGATGATCGGCAAGGCGCTCGGTATTCCGGGCGATGCGAAAAGCCCGACGGGCTTCGCCGACGACGCAGACATTCCCGAATGGGCAAAAGGCGAGGTGGAAGCTCTTCGCGTCCGGGGCGTCTTGACGGGCCGGAACGGCAACCAATTTGTTCCTTCTGGCCTCACCACGAGGGCGGAAGCGGTGACCGTCATCTTGAAGATGCTGTCTGCACCGAAAGGAAATCCGTAA
- a CDS encoding response regulator transcription factor, producing the protein MESEQTIRVFVCEDDPVYSRLLSERLGKESDFKVVGTAVNRETLMQASGSTPFDLLLLDLNLAGKNMEGLEIALDFRNRFPDLKVIVLSSIEDEEIVSHMLGFGGVANYITKDYLEDIPSAVRAAFQGRSGIHHSAAPKVLSALSARQDQELKTKITSKQIQILRLLDAGYNRREISDMLFYSEYTINNELCKVSSALKGKFPYLEWLRLKKHNSKEILQLAKQLHLF; encoded by the coding sequence GTGGAAAGCGAGCAAACCATCCGCGTATTCGTATGCGAAGACGATCCCGTGTATTCTCGGCTTCTGTCGGAACGGCTTGGGAAGGAGTCCGATTTCAAGGTGGTCGGTACCGCCGTCAACCGGGAAACGCTGATGCAGGCCTCCGGTTCGACGCCCTTCGACCTGCTGCTGCTCGATTTGAATTTGGCCGGCAAAAACATGGAGGGACTGGAAATCGCTCTCGATTTCCGCAACCGATTCCCCGACCTCAAGGTGATCGTGCTTTCTTCCATCGAGGACGAAGAAATCGTCTCTCACATGCTCGGCTTCGGCGGCGTCGCGAATTACATCACCAAGGACTACCTGGAAGACATCCCTTCCGCCGTGCGGGCCGCTTTCCAGGGCCGTTCCGGCATCCATCACTCCGCGGCTCCGAAGGTGCTCAGCGCGTTAAGCGCGCGTCAAGACCAGGAATTAAAAACGAAAATCACGTCGAAACAGATCCAAATCCTCAGGCTGCTGGACGCCGGATACAATCGCCGGGAGATTTCCGACATGCTGTTTTACAGCGAATATACGATCAACAACGAACTGTGCAAAGTGTCTTCGGCGCTGAAAGGAAAGTTCCCGTATCTGGAGTGGCTGCGGCTGAAAAAGCACAATTCGAAGGAAATCCTGCAGCTTGCCAAGCAGCTTCACCTGTTCTGA
- a CDS encoding sensor histidine kinase has product MFLYMMIIVIIFARDRNEPVKWFISILSVGCLAILVSYILPDNILPSMAPYLPPRTVKFILDLKPLSDFTGYTYTPYGTLMFAIAISGSVARTVKRTLAILLLAPILYMLFTTPLNVQDGIDYAFFGAWALLYHLISLFILIRATVKERTRNKRIHMILFACLIFPPELFNILFNIFPRAFHESVNWRAFFTPFAASALVLTVYCIWRFGVFGIRIRVEKHVFNNTFEALARNASAMNHLMKNRLTNMALLAKNIKDASVDPGHPDIIRDLDVMVDEMDRLNRMIARMQKQLEDVILDRKPHRLADIVEQAVRSNDGFIRSKAIKVRIGNMGEVTVLCDSMHLQEALGNLIRNAIEAMRPGEGVLTIAMAKKSRAVDIVLTDNGTGIAESEQARIFDPFYSTKHTEHNFGLGLPYSKMVVQKHGGDLLVSSEEGKGTTFTLRLPMDSARRKWSLPGRRTVRETQL; this is encoded by the coding sequence ATGTTTCTGTACATGATGATTATCGTCATCATTTTCGCCCGCGACCGAAACGAGCCCGTCAAATGGTTCATTTCGATTCTGTCGGTAGGCTGCCTGGCCATTCTCGTCTCCTACATCCTGCCCGACAATATCCTCCCTTCCATGGCGCCTTATTTGCCTCCGCGAACGGTGAAATTCATTCTCGACTTGAAGCCCCTTTCCGATTTCACGGGCTATACGTATACGCCTTACGGTACGCTCATGTTTGCGATTGCCATTTCGGGGTCGGTTGCACGGACGGTCAAGCGGACGCTAGCGATCCTGCTGCTCGCTCCGATCCTTTATATGTTGTTCACGACGCCGCTGAACGTCCAAGACGGCATCGACTACGCTTTTTTCGGCGCTTGGGCGCTGCTCTACCACTTGATCTCCCTATTCATACTCATACGAGCGACGGTGAAAGAACGCACGAGGAACAAGCGCATCCACATGATTCTCTTCGCCTGCCTCATTTTTCCGCCCGAGCTTTTTAACATCCTGTTCAACATTTTCCCCCGCGCGTTCCACGAGTCGGTGAATTGGCGAGCCTTTTTCACTCCGTTCGCCGCCTCCGCGCTCGTGTTGACCGTTTACTGCATCTGGCGTTTCGGCGTATTCGGCATCCGCATCCGCGTCGAAAAGCACGTGTTCAACAACACGTTCGAAGCCTTGGCCAGAAACGCGAGCGCCATGAATCACCTGATGAAAAACCGCCTGACCAATATGGCCCTTCTCGCCAAGAACATCAAAGACGCTTCCGTCGATCCGGGTCATCCTGACATCATTCGCGATTTGGATGTGATGGTGGACGAAATGGACCGCTTAAACCGGATGATCGCGCGCATGCAGAAGCAGCTCGAAGACGTCATCCTCGACAGAAAACCGCACCGGTTGGCCGATATCGTCGAACAGGCGGTGCGATCCAACGACGGATTCATCCGCAGCAAAGCCATCAAGGTTCGGATCGGCAACATGGGTGAGGTTACGGTGCTTTGCGATTCCATGCATCTGCAAGAAGCGCTGGGCAACTTGATCCGCAATGCCATCGAGGCGATGAGGCCGGGGGAAGGCGTTCTGACGATCGCCATGGCGAAAAAAAGCAGGGCGGTCGACATCGTGCTGACGGACAACGGCACAGGGATCGCCGAATCGGAACAAGCCCGCATTTTCGACCCCTTTTATTCGACCAAACACACGGAACACAACTTCGGTCTTGGCTTGCCTTATTCCAAAATGGTCGTGCAGAAACACGGCGGGGATCTGCTGGTCAGCAGCGAAGAAGGAAAAGGAACGACGTTCACGCTCAGGCTGCCGATGGATTCGGCAAGGCGGAAATGGTCGCTGCCCGGCAGACGGACCGTTCGGGAAACGCAGTTATAG
- the purE gene encoding 5-(carboxyamino)imidazole ribonucleotide mutase, which produces MSVLVGVIMGSTSDWETMKKACDVLDELNVPYEKKVVSAHRTPDLMFEYAETAAGRGLKVIIAGAGGAAHLPGMVAAKTVLPVIGVPVQSKALNGLDSLLSIVQMPGGIPVATVAIGQAGATNAGLLAAQIIGAFDPEVQSRIEARRERITREVLEGGELP; this is translated from the coding sequence ATGTCGGTTTTGGTCGGCGTCATCATGGGAAGCACCTCGGATTGGGAGACGATGAAAAAAGCGTGCGACGTGCTGGATGAGCTGAATGTTCCTTACGAGAAGAAGGTCGTGTCGGCGCACCGCACGCCGGATCTCATGTTCGAATACGCGGAGACGGCGGCCGGCCGCGGCTTGAAAGTGATTATCGCCGGCGCCGGCGGTGCCGCCCACTTGCCGGGCATGGTGGCCGCCAAAACCGTGCTGCCCGTCATCGGAGTGCCCGTTCAATCCAAAGCGTTGAACGGGCTGGATTCGCTTCTCTCGATCGTGCAGATGCCGGGCGGCATTCCGGTGGCGACCGTCGCCATCGGACAAGCCGGGGCCACGAACGCCGGCTTGCTGGCGGCGCAAATCATCGGCGCTTTCGATCCAGAAGTTCAATCGCGCATCGAAGCCCGCCGGGAGAGAATCACCCGGGAAGTGCTGGAGGGCGGTGAGCTGCCATGA
- the purK gene encoding 5-(carboxyamino)imidazole ribonucleotide synthase translates to MTSATILPGATIGILGGGQLGRMLAHAGNRLGYRFVTLDPTPDSPCGQTARQIVAGYGDREAARELARLSDVITYEFENVDAEVAAMLEAESYVPQGSALLYTTQHRLREKHALEAAGARVAPYAEIASLQDLREAAERLGLPAILKTATGGYDGKGQWVLRSADDLDRAWEEASRAGTALVLEKFVRFAKEISVIAARRPSGEVRTFAPAENVHVNNILHLSIVPARIPDHVRAEAEGLAISIAESLNVVGLIAVEMFLAEDGTLYVNELAPRPHNSGHYTMDACRTSQFEQHIRAICDLPLGDTSLMTPVVMVNVLGEHMESLLQWLPACDVEAEKLGVEPKVHLYGKAESKTGRKMGHINVLAPHTGAALAWISQTDIWRYDEA, encoded by the coding sequence ATGACCTCCGCCACCATCCTTCCGGGCGCGACCATCGGCATCCTCGGCGGCGGCCAATTGGGCCGGATGCTCGCGCATGCGGGCAACCGGCTCGGCTACCGCTTCGTGACGCTCGATCCGACGCCGGATTCGCCTTGTGGCCAGACAGCCCGCCAAATCGTCGCCGGCTACGGCGACCGCGAGGCCGCCCGCGAGCTCGCCCGACTTTCGGACGTCATCACGTACGAGTTTGAGAACGTCGATGCCGAAGTGGCGGCCATGCTTGAAGCGGAATCTTACGTTCCGCAGGGAAGCGCGCTGCTGTATACGACGCAGCATCGCCTTCGCGAGAAGCACGCCCTCGAGGCCGCAGGCGCCAGAGTGGCTCCTTACGCCGAGATCGCGAGCCTGCAAGATCTGCGCGAGGCGGCGGAACGGCTCGGACTGCCGGCCATTCTCAAAACGGCGACCGGCGGTTACGACGGCAAAGGGCAGTGGGTGCTTCGGTCGGCAGACGACCTGGACCGGGCCTGGGAGGAAGCGTCCCGCGCCGGAACGGCGCTCGTGCTCGAGAAATTCGTCCGCTTCGCGAAAGAGATTTCCGTGATCGCTGCCCGCCGGCCTTCCGGCGAAGTCCGTACGTTCGCGCCGGCCGAGAACGTTCACGTGAACAATATTTTGCACTTATCCATCGTACCTGCCCGCATTCCGGATCACGTAAGAGCGGAGGCGGAGGGCTTGGCGATCTCGATCGCCGAATCGCTGAACGTCGTCGGCCTGATCGCGGTGGAAATGTTCCTGGCCGAGGATGGAACGCTATACGTAAACGAGCTTGCCCCGCGGCCCCACAATTCTGGCCATTACACGATGGACGCTTGCCGCACCTCGCAGTTCGAGCAGCACATCCGCGCGATCTGCGATTTGCCGCTGGGAGATACGTCCTTGATGACGCCCGTGGTGATGGTGAACGTGCTGGGCGAACACATGGAGTCCTTGTTGCAATGGCTGCCCGCCTGCGACGTGGAAGCGGAGAAGCTGGGCGTCGAGCCGAAGGTTCACCTGTACGGCAAGGCGGAATCGAAAACGGGACGCAAAATGGGCCATATCAACGTGCTGGCTCCCCATACGGGCGCAGCGCTCGCTTGGATCTCGCAAACAGACATTTGGAGGTATGACGAAGCATGA
- the purB gene encoding adenylosuccinate lyase has translation MIERYSRPEMRAIWTEQNKFQAWLEVELCACEAWAELGHIPKEDTVLLRKNAKFDIDRIYEIEQETRHDVIAFTRAVSESLGEERKWVHYGLTSTDVVDTALGYVLLQANKILRKDLENFIAILREQAIRYKDTPMMGRTHGVHAEPTTFGLKLALWHEEMKRNLERFDRAADGVQFGKMSGAVGTYANIDPFVEQFVCKKLGTKPAPISTQTLQRDRHAEYMATLSLIATSIDKFATEIRGLQKSEFREVEEPFAKGQKGSSAMPHKRNPIGCENMSGLARVIRGHMISAYENVPLWHERDISHSSVERIILPDATMLLNYMLNRFGNIVKNLTVFPENMKRNMRSTYNVPFSGRVMTKLIDKGFSREQAYDTVQPRAMQAWEEQRDFRSIVESTPEITEALSPEEIADCFDPSWHLKHVDTIFDRLGLK, from the coding sequence ATGATCGAACGGTACAGCCGCCCCGAGATGCGGGCGATTTGGACGGAACAGAACAAGTTCCAGGCTTGGCTGGAGGTAGAGCTTTGCGCTTGCGAAGCCTGGGCCGAGCTCGGACATATCCCGAAGGAAGACACCGTCCTCCTGCGGAAGAACGCCAAGTTCGACATTGACCGGATCTACGAAATCGAGCAGGAAACCCGTCACGATGTCATCGCCTTCACGCGCGCCGTCTCCGAAAGCCTCGGCGAAGAGCGCAAATGGGTGCATTACGGCCTGACGTCCACCGACGTCGTGGATACCGCGCTCGGATATGTTTTGCTGCAGGCGAACAAGATTTTGAGAAAAGACCTTGAAAACTTCATCGCGATCCTGCGCGAGCAGGCGATCCGTTATAAAGACACCCCGATGATGGGCCGTACGCACGGCGTCCATGCGGAACCGACGACCTTCGGCCTGAAGCTGGCGCTGTGGCACGAGGAAATGAAACGCAACCTGGAACGCTTCGACCGGGCGGCAGACGGCGTGCAATTCGGCAAAATGTCCGGCGCGGTCGGCACGTACGCGAACATCGATCCTTTCGTCGAGCAGTTCGTGTGCAAGAAGCTCGGCACGAAGCCGGCGCCGATCTCCACGCAGACTTTGCAACGCGACCGCCACGCGGAATACATGGCGACGCTGTCGCTGATCGCCACGTCGATCGACAAGTTCGCGACGGAAATCCGCGGTTTGCAGAAGAGCGAATTCCGCGAAGTGGAGGAGCCGTTCGCCAAAGGCCAGAAGGGTTCGTCGGCGATGCCGCACAAGCGCAACCCGATCGGCTGCGAGAACATGAGCGGCCTGGCCCGCGTTATTCGCGGCCACATGATCTCGGCCTACGAGAACGTTCCGCTGTGGCATGAACGCGACATTTCGCACTCCTCGGTCGAACGGATCATTTTGCCCGATGCCACGATGCTGCTGAACTACATGCTGAACCGTTTCGGAAACATCGTCAAAAACCTGACCGTGTTCCCTGAGAACATGAAGCGCAACATGCGCAGTACTTATAACGTCCCGTTCTCCGGCCGCGTCATGACGAAGCTGATCGACAAGGGCTTCAGCCGCGAGCAGGCTTACGACACCGTACAGCCCCGCGCCATGCAGGCTTGGGAAGAACAAAGGGATTTCCGCTCGATCGTGGAATCCACGCCGGAAATTACGGAAGCGCTCAGCCCGGAAGAAATCGCCGATTGCTTCGATCCTTCCTGGCATCTGAAACACGTTGACACGATTTTCGACCGTCTTGGCTTGAAATAA
- a CDS encoding phosphoribosylaminoimidazolesuccinocarboxamide synthase: MPHTEALSTAEGLVNAPLLHKGKVRELYDLGEHLLIVVTDRISAFDYVLDPPVPDKGRVLNGLSAYWFERTESIQPNHVVHTDVSLLGDLVKEPGKLAGRIMVCRKAKRVDIECVVRGYITGGGWRQYVSTGEVNGIKLPEGLRKNGKLEEPIFTPAGKNDVGHDEDIPFDEMARRVGRELAEELRERSLRLYEAGREYCAERGIILADCKFEFGVLDGEVILIDELFTPDSSRFWAEEKYALDIEIDSMDKEPVRTYLSGSDWDKNSPPPRLPDSVVEETSNRYQEIYRRLTEKR; this comes from the coding sequence TTGCCGCATACGGAAGCATTATCGACCGCAGAAGGACTCGTGAACGCGCCGCTTCTGCACAAAGGCAAGGTCCGGGAGCTGTATGACCTCGGAGAACATTTGCTCATCGTCGTGACGGACCGCATCAGCGCGTTCGACTATGTACTGGATCCGCCGGTGCCGGACAAGGGCCGCGTGCTGAACGGGCTGAGCGCCTACTGGTTCGAACGGACGGAAAGCATCCAGCCGAACCACGTCGTGCACACGGACGTCTCGCTGCTTGGAGATCTGGTGAAAGAACCGGGCAAACTGGCCGGACGCATCATGGTATGCCGAAAAGCGAAGCGGGTCGACATCGAGTGCGTCGTCCGCGGATATATCACCGGCGGCGGTTGGCGGCAGTACGTGTCGACCGGCGAGGTCAACGGGATCAAGCTTCCGGAAGGCTTGCGCAAGAACGGCAAGCTGGAGGAGCCGATCTTCACGCCGGCCGGCAAAAACGACGTCGGACACGACGAAGACATCCCGTTTGATGAGATGGCTCGCCGCGTCGGACGGGAGCTTGCCGAAGAGCTCCGTGAGCGCAGCCTGCGATTATATGAAGCCGGGCGCGAATATTGCGCGGAGCGCGGCATCATCCTCGCCGATTGCAAATTCGAGTTCGGAGTGCTGGACGGGGAGGTCATCCTGATCGACGAGCTGTTCACGCCGGATTCGTCGCGTTTTTGGGCGGAGGAGAAATACGCGCTGGACATCGAGATCGACAGCATGGACAAAGAGCCGGTCCGCACGTACCTGTCGGGCTCGGATTGGGACAAGAACAGCCCGCCTCCGCGGCTTCCGGATTCGGTCGTCGAGGAGACTTCGAACCGCTACCAGGAAATCTACCGCCGTTTGACGGAGAAACGATAG
- the purS gene encoding phosphoribosylformylglycinamidine synthase subunit PurS, which translates to MKAKVYVTIKENVLDPQGNAVQGALHSLGFSEVGKVRIGKFMEVELDAADRAQAEAQLKSMCEKLLANTVVEDYRFELEG; encoded by the coding sequence ATGAAAGCCAAGGTTTACGTAACGATCAAGGAAAACGTGCTCGACCCCCAAGGAAACGCCGTGCAAGGAGCGCTCCACTCGCTGGGGTTCTCGGAAGTCGGCAAAGTACGCATCGGAAAATTCATGGAAGTGGAACTGGACGCCGCGGACCGCGCCCAAGCGGAAGCCCAGCTGAAGTCCATGTGCGAAAAGCTCCTCGCCAACACCGTCGTCGAAGACTACCGATTCGAACTGGAGGGCTGA
- the purQ gene encoding phosphoribosylformylglycinamidine synthase subunit PurQ — MKFAVLVFPGSNCDLDMFHAVEDTVGEQVDYVWHTANDLSQYDAILVPGGFSYGDYLRCGSIAQFAPVMQEVRKAAEAGKFVLGVCNGFQILTEAGLLPGALIRNNSLQFRCHPVDLVVENTGTAFTNAYAPGETIRIPIAHGEGNYYVDEQTLEQLKANNQIVFRYQGHNPNGSVDNIAGVSNERGNVVGMMPHPERAVSELLGSKDGARMFTSVLNAWRERNGAAIGR; from the coding sequence ATGAAATTCGCGGTTCTCGTTTTCCCGGGCTCCAACTGCGACCTCGATATGTTCCACGCCGTGGAAGACACGGTCGGCGAACAGGTCGACTACGTCTGGCACACGGCCAACGATCTTTCGCAGTACGACGCGATTCTCGTACCCGGCGGCTTCTCTTACGGTGACTACCTCCGCTGCGGCTCGATCGCGCAATTCGCGCCGGTCATGCAAGAAGTGCGCAAAGCCGCTGAAGCGGGTAAATTCGTCCTTGGCGTCTGCAACGGTTTCCAAATCCTGACCGAAGCGGGTCTGCTCCCCGGAGCGCTTATCCGCAACAACAGCCTGCAGTTCCGCTGCCATCCCGTCGACCTCGTCGTGGAAAACACCGGCACGGCTTTCACGAACGCATACGCCCCAGGCGAAACGATCCGCATTCCGATCGCCCACGGTGAAGGCAACTATTATGTAGACGAACAAACGCTGGAGCAGCTCAAAGCGAACAACCAGATCGTTTTCCGCTACCAAGGTCACAATCCGAACGGCTCCGTCGACAACATCGCCGGCGTCTCCAACGAGCGCGGCAACGTCGTCGGCATGATGCCGCACCCCGAACGCGCGGTCAGCGAGCTGCTCGGCTCGAAGGACGGCGCCCGCATGTTCACGTCAGTACTCAACGCTTGGAGGGAACGCAATGGCGCAGCAATTGGCCGCTAA